The Canis lupus dingo isolate Sandy chromosome 26, ASM325472v2, whole genome shotgun sequence genome has a segment encoding these proteins:
- the TRIAP1 gene encoding TP53-regulated inhibitor of apoptosis 1, with protein sequence MNSVGEACTDMKREYDQCFNRWFAEKFLKGDGSGDPCTDLFKRYQQCVQKAIKEKEIPIEGLEFMGHGKEKPESSS encoded by the exons ATGAATAGCGTAGGGGAGGCCTGCACCGACATGAAGCGCGAGTACGACCAGTGCTTCAATCGCTGGTTTGCCGAGAAGTTCCTTAAAGGGGACGGCTCCGGAGACCCGTGCACCGACCTCTTCAAGCGCTATCAGCAGTGTGTTCAG AAAGCAATAAAGGAGAAGGAGATTCCCATTGAAGGACTGGAATTCATGGGCCATGGCAAAGAAAAGCCTGAAAGCTCTTCTTGA